In Candidatus Omnitrophota bacterium, the genomic window CCGGGATCAACAAATTTCTCCATATCAGCTTTGTCTGGACCCTGCAGAATATTTTAGGCTATGTATTTTATCCTATCGCGGTGATCCTGGGCGTTCCGTTACAGGACGCGGGGACAGTCGCACGGATAGTCGGTGAAAGGACGATCGTAACGGAGGTGGTGGCTTATCAGGACCTGGCTGCTGTTTTAAGCAAGGGCCTGCTGCGCGACCCGCGTTCAGCGGTGATCACGGTCTATGCCTTATGCGGTTTCGCGCATTTTGCATCAATGGCGATCTTTGTGGGGGCGGTTTCCGCTTTAGCGCCTAAAAGGACCCGCGATATCTCAGCTATAGCTTTTCGGGCGCTGGCGGCGGCGACTCTGGCTTGCCTTATGACCGCCTGCGTCGCCGGGGTATTCTTCAACGCGAACGGGACGATCCTTTTAGGCAAATAAAATATGCAGTATCTCAGCGAACATCATATCCTGATATTTTTAGTCCAGATTTTTATTCTTCTGGGCTTGGCCCGGGGACTGGGCGAGTTGTTTAACAGGTTCAAACAGCCTGCGCTTACCGCGGAGATACTGGTAGGCATATTGCTGGGGCCGACTATCCTGGGCAGGTTTTTTCCGCATTTGCACCAGGCTATATTCCCGCCTGATCTGCTGCAATCTAATATGTTACAAACAGTCGCTTGGTTGGGGCTGTTGTTCTTCCTTATGGAAACCGGATTGAAAATGGATTTTTCCATAGCCTGGAGATACCGCTCAGAGGCGCTGACGATCGCGCTTACCGATATAATCGTGCCGATGACCATCGCTTTTACCGCCAGTTATCTTTTGCCTGCGCATTATCTGGTGGATCCGGGGCAGAGGGTCGTTTTTTCGCTTTTTATGGCTACGGCAATGACTATAAGCGCGATGCCTGTGACTATCAGGGCCCTTAATGACCTTAATCTTTCCAAGACCGATTTGGGTTTCCTGATAATGTCGGCTTTGGCGGTAAACGAGATCATCGGATGGCTCATATTCACGCTGATCCTCAGTTTTATTACCAGCGTGAATGTGGATATGGTCAGGATCTTCCTGGTCTTTTCAGTGGCGGTCGGTTTCATGATCTTTTGTATGACCGTGGGGAAAAATCTGGTGAACAGGGTGATCACCAGGATCAAAACGCTCAATATGTCGGAACCGGGCAGCTCATTGACCTTTATTTGCCTGCTTGGTTTTTTCTGCGGCGCGGTGTTCCAGAAGATCGGGATCAATGCCCTTATGGGGTTCTTTGTCGCCGGGGTAATGGCCGGAGAGGCCCGGTCGCTTTCGGTCAGGACCAGGCAGGTAATATCGCAGATGGTCTATGCCATTTTTGTCCCGCTTTTCTTCGCGTGTATCGGGTTGAATGTCGACTTTCTCAAGAACTTCAATCTATTTCTGGTGTTTTTCGTGACTGTCGTAAGCATAAGCGGTAAATTCCTGGGCGCGTGGCTGGGAGTGAATTTCACCGGCCTTCCCAGGACGAATCGGCTCTCCATAGCCATAGCCCATACCCCCGGTGGCTCGATCGAGATTGTGATCGCGCTTCTGGCCCTGCAGTATAATTTGATCAGCCCGGTTATGTTCGTGGCTATTGTTTGCGGGGCGATCCTTTCCTCGATAATATTCGGCCCCTGGCTGAAATACTCGGTCACCCGGCGCAAGGAGATAAGCATACTGGAGTTCTTCTCAAGGGAAACGATAATCCCTGAGTTAAAGTCGGAAAGCAGGGATAACGCGATATACGAGCTTTGCGCGTTGGCCGCTGAACAGGACAATTCCCCGCAGTCGGATACGCTTTATTCCGGGGTAATGGAACGCGAAAACTTGATGGCTACTGCAGTGGAAGAGGGGATAGCTTTGCCTCACGGGCGTTTCGCTTCGTTAAGGAGGCCGCTGGTGGTTTTCGGCCGGTCGGTTACCGGGATCGACTGGGATTCCCCGGACGGTAAGCCCACGCACTTCGTTTTTCTGATATTGACCCCGGCGGGCGATGATGAATTCCAGATCCAGATATTAAGGCATATCGCCAAAACCATGATCGAGAAAGATACCCGGGAATCGATAATGCGCTGCGGCAATGCCCAGGGATTATGGGGCATTCTGCAAATCGCGCTCACCGCAAAACGCGTTGTCCGCAAGCCTAAAACCGGCCATTCTCCGGCTGATAAATAACAGCAATATTCCAATTAAGAGCGAAACCATGATCTTGGAGCAGGGCAACATCTTCGAGCATCCGGCGGATAATAAGGATAAAGAGGCATTTCAAGCCATTCTTAAAAACGATTCTTTTGAGCTGGAAAGTATAATATCGCAGGGCCAGCGCACAGAGCAGGGCAAGTGGCTGGATGAAGAAAATAACGAATGGGTGGTCCTTTTAAGCGGGAAGGCCCGGCTTTTATTCGAACGGGGAAATATTGTCCGCGAGCTCAAACCCGGGGATTACGTTTATATCCCCAGTCATTGCCAACACCGGGTGGAGTGGACTGCCCCGGGTGAGAAGACCGTATGGCTGGCTTTGCATTTTAAGCCTTCGGGAAAATCGCGAGGATGCGGAGGGCATGGGCTCGCGTCCGGACAGGTAAAGATCGTGCGCACCGCCAGAAGGAAAAAGACCATTGCCGCCAGGATGGTTGACGGCGTTCTATGCGTTTTCTGCCCGCGGAATACCCCGCAGGATTTCCTGGTGCGGACGGTCGAGAAGTTCAAGGTAAAATTCAACAAACAGGCTTTGAAAAAGCAATTGAACCGGGATAAAGACCTGCGAACGGTCGCGTCCGAGCTTAACCGTAAATATTTCCAGGGAAAGCTGACCGTTAATTCAATAGAATACGTTACCGACCAGAAGAGTAAATTCGGGTGCTGTAATTATCATAAGAAAGCCATTCGTATCGCCCATTGCATAGCCGCGATGCCGGAATGGGTCAGGGATTATGTGGTGGTGCATGAGCTGGCGCATCTTTTGGTGCCTGACCACAGCAGGGCGTTTTGGGATCTGGTGGCGAACTACAAGCTTGCTGAAAGAGCCAAAGGTTATCTTTTAGCTAAGGGGATCGATCATAATGAAGAATCACAGTTCTGATTTTTGTTATTTACGGCCGTTACTGCCCGTGATCGTTTTAGGGCTGGCCCTGTTGAATTGCGGATGTGTTTCTTTGCGGGAGCGCCTTTATTATTCCGCGCCGACTGTCATAAGCGGAACCTGCCGGCAAATGAACACTCCGGGGTTCTGGATAAGCAGGCACGCGGATCCGGACCGGGTAATAATGGATCGCGGGCAGATCGAGCGGTTTAACAGTTGTATAAGCGAAGAACCGGGTCTGGTCAGGGACATAACCGGCCTGGCGGATCTTTATTCCGGCAGGGAATTGGCAGAAGAGTTTAACAGGCAGATCAAAAGTCTTTATCAGCACGGCCTTTATACGTTCAGCGGCAAAAAAGCCGGCAGGGATTTCTATAAAACAGCCGAGGACTTGATGTGTTTGGCAGGGGTCGCGCCTCAGGTTAAGGTGAAATTCGGGTTTATCAGCGCTTCCAGCGATCAGCGGCTTCTGCCTCTTGAAGATGGGCTGTACGCTAAGATAAACGATATAGACTTTGACGAGTTACAGAACAGTTCCCTGGATATCGCTACCCCGGTGGCAGTGCTGCACCAGAGCGTCGACGGCAAATGGCTGTATCTATTGGCTCCGTTAAGCGATGGCTGGGTAAAAGCGGATAATGTGGCGTTATGCAGCAGGCAGCAATTAAAGGGTTTTTTGTCCGCTCAGCGTTTTAGCGTGGTCATCAGCGCCAGGGCCGATATTTTCCTGGATGATCGTCTCACCGATCATTATGATTACCTGCGCATGGGTTCGCGGATAAAGGTCCAGGCTGATCTCACGGATGCAATAGTGAAGGTTAGCGTACCTGTGAAGGATGTGGACGGCGGTTTTATTGAGAAGACCGCGTACATGAAAAAAAATGATCTAAGCCCCGGTTATCTTCCTTATACTCCGCGCAATATGATCGAGCAGGCGTTCAAGCAGCTTAACAGCCCTTATGGCTGGGGAGGGATGAATGGAGAAGCGGATTGTTCCCAGTTTGTTAAAGAGGTCTTTGCCTGCTCCGGTATCTGCCTCCCGCGGAATTCTTCCAGTCAGTCCGGGATAGGCGCTTTGATCGCGGAGTTTAATAATAAGGAAGACTCCCAATCCAAAATAGACATCTTGGGGAAAGTCTATGGTGGAGTTACCATTTTAGGGTTGAAAGGCCATATTATGCTTTTTCTGGGCATGGCTGGCGCAAGGCCTTACGCGATCCACAGCCTTTGGGCCTATCGTCAGAGATCGGGCGGCAAGGATACGGTCAGGCGGGTCAACCGGGTCGTGGTCACCGGCCTTGATCTTGGGAAAGGCTCATTTAAGGGCTCTCTCTTGCAGAGGCTAAAAAGCGTAAGGCAGATATCCGATTAACCCGTCCCTATCATTGTAAACCAAATATAAGTATATAGTTGACAGTTGTTCTCCGGCTGTTATAATTTGATCATGCCGGAGCGAATGACCCGCCTCATATTAGCCGCAGTAACCGTCGGTTGCGCTTGCACCGTTTGTTTCGCGCAGGATCAGCCTCTCAGCCTTGAGCCGATAGTGGTCGCCAGGAGCAATACCCGCTTTTTAAAGGCATATTCGCTGAGTTATGATGAGAGTAGCGGCATATCCGAAGGTTCTCCGTTCAAATCGCTAAGCCAAACTCCTTTAGACCTGCAAAGCCGTAATTTATTTGGAGATATCCAGACGGATATGTCTTTGCGCGGATCCGGCTCCCAGGGCGTTCTTGTCGCTATAGCAAATCAGAGGATAAACGATCCGCAAACGAGCCATTATAATTGCGATATCCCGTTGACAGCCGCAGATATCCAGAGGATCGAGATCATTCCCGGAGCCGCTTCATCGGTTTTCGGCCCGGACGCGGTAGGAGGCGTGGTTAATATTATCCCTAAGAGGCCTATTGCTAAAAAAACGGTGATTGAAACGAAGGCTGGTTCGCACGGAACATTTTACGACCTGTTCAGCTACAGCGACAAAGCCGGGGATCTGGGCCTGCGTTTTTCCCAGGAGAACCATATCTCAGGCGGGTTTCGCGAGGATACGGATTTCAGGAAATCCACCACTGCCGTGAGTTCTTCTTTTGACGCCCCGGACCTGCAGGCGGATATTAACCTGGGATACCAGGATAAGGAATACGGGGCTTATGATTTTTATACCCCGGGCAAAGGTTATCCTTCCCAGGAGCATACCCGGACCTATCTTTTGGATTCCCGGTTAGGCTGGCAGAAGGGGGAGTTAAAGATAAAACCGGGTTTTCTGTGGCGCAGGCATTATGATAAATTCATCCTGGATAAGACCGGATATAAAAGCAAGTCAATAAACCACCACCGCAGCGATATTTATACCCCGTTTGTTTATCTGCAGAGAGAAAGCGAGCTCTTAGGCGCCTCCGGTTTAGGGTTAGAGTGCGGCCAGGAGAGGATGCGTTCCGGCTCCCTGGGAGATCACCAGCGCGGGCATAAAAGCGCCTATATAGAAGATGAAAAAGAGCTTAATGATCTTTGGGCGATAGGCGGATCAGCCAGATTAGACGATTATGACGGGTTCGGCCAAGCGTATACCGGTTCGCTAAACAGCAGGTATAGATTATCCGGCAAAGAATCGGTGTCTCTGGCTGTGTCCAGGAATATCCGCGTGCCTTCTTTTACCGAGCTTTATTACAGCGACCCCACAACCATAGGATATTCCGGGCTGAAGGAGGAGAGGTCGATAAATTACCAGGTAGGTTATGATCGTAAGATCAAAAAGGGCTCCTGGGGCACGGTTTTCTTCATAAGAAAAGAAGACAATACAATCGATTGGGTTAAAAGTATCCCTGATCAGGAAAAATGGCAGGCCGGGAATATCCCGGGAGTGGATGTTTCAGGTATTGAAAGTTATTTTAAGAGGGATATAAATGCCGCGATAAGCCTGGATTCCAATTATACCTATATAAATAAGCCGGCGGATAAACACGGATACCTTTATAAATACGGCCGGAATTATACCCGGCACCTGGCGAATATGCTGTTTAGCTTTAAATTCCCTTTCGCGGATTCATTCCTCGGGGTCACCTATAAGAAAAAACCCGGCAGGGATGGCTGGACTATAGTGAATACCGGCATAAGCCGGCAGGTAAATAAGAATATAAAAGTATATCTGAAGGCGGAGAACCTGTTTAACAGTGAATATCAGGAAATAGAAGGCATTCCTCAGCCAGGCAGGTGGGTAGAGGCGGGGATGCGGCTTGAATGGTAGTGGTAGGGGACGGTTCCTCTGATTATAACATCATACAGACAAATAAGTTACATCTGTCCATTTGTCAACTTTGCTAGAGCTATTTTGTAATATGCCGGTTAAATTATGGCAATGGCGTAGTTGTAACTTAATACGCTGCAAAGAGTAATTTAACGAGGAACCGTCCCCTAAAATAAAAGTTGACAAAAATAAGATTTGTGATATAGTTTATCAAGTAAATAAGGGAGTAGTTATCTGGGACCGTAAGGCGATAGAGAGTGACTCGCTGAGCGGTTTTTTTGTTACTGCCGTTATTTACTAAAAATAACATAGGAAGGAGGTTAGTGAATAATGGCAAAAGGTAAAGTAAAGTGGTTCTCAAACCAAAAAGGTTATGGATTTATTACTCCTGAATCGGGTGCGGATGTATTTGTGCATCACAGCGCGATCCAGGGTGACGGCTATAAGACTTTGGATGAAGGACAGGAAGTTGAGTTTGACATCGAAAAAGGTCCTAAAGGCGAACAGGCTACAAACGTAGTAAAGTTATAACCAACAGTTTCAAAAGGCCCGGTTTCATAATGAGCCGGGCCTTGTTTTTTTAAAACAGACAGGAGCGACAAAATGCATACCGGAAAAATTAAAAAGCTGGTCCGCGACAGAGGTTTTGGTTTCATCAGCGACACAGACGGCAGGGAAGTTTTCTTTCATCAGAGCAGCCTGGTGGATGTACAGTTTGCTGCTTTGAATGAAGACCAGTTGGTTGATTTTGAGGTAGAAAAATCGCCCAAAGGCCCTCGCGCCATAAACGTCAAGCCTTCTACTGGTGAAGCGCCGTCAGCTGAAGCTCAGGCGTAATAGCCTGGTTTTAAATAGCAGAAGCAGTATAATAATAGATAGAAATGATCCTGCGGTAAGGAGCTCGATTCTGTAGCCAAGGGTGAGAGATAAATCAGGCCTATCCTTGTTTTCGCGGGGATAGGCCTTTTTTTATAGGTTTTTTAAGCGGAGAGAATGATGGAGAAACATCTGGGAGCAGTAGTGATAATCGTGAAAAAAAGGCAAGAAGCGGCATCCGGGGTGAATGAATTGCTTTCGCAGTTCGGCAATATCATCGTTTCCAGGACGGGGTTCCCTTATGAGAAACGCGGGGTCAACGTGATCACCCTTATTGTGGACGGGACCACAGACGAGATCGGCGCTTTGACCGGCAAACTGGGAATGTTCAAGAGCGTGACTGTTAAGACCACGCTGGCAAAGGTGTAGCTGATCTATAATCGATAATCTATAGTCGATTGATCGGGTTGTAAAAAAGAGAAAAGGCTCGAAGATGCAGAATGTTTTGGATAAGATAAAGGCTTGGTGAAGATGTAGCTGATCTATAGCCGGTAGTTTGAATGTAGAAACGCAAGAGGATCGAAAATGCATAACGCGTTAAAAGAGATCAAGGATTTTAAGAAAATGACCATCAAAGAGGAAGAGAACGCCAAGTATCTTAACGGCGGCAAGGATTTTATAGATGATCCGGAGATATCCCGCTTGTTAAAGGTCCGCCGGGATATCGAGCCTGGCGAGGTCCGCGATATTATCCGCAAATCCCGGGATATCCAGAGCCTCGAGCTGTCAGAGGCCGCAGCTTTGCTTAACGTTGAAGATAAGGGGCTTTGGGAAGAGATCTTTGATGCCGCCGCCCGGATTAAGCGCAAGGTTTATGACAACCGGGTGGTTACTTTCGCCCCGCTTTATTGCTCCAGCCTTTGCGTGAACAACTGCGCTTATTGCGGGTTCCGCGGGGAGAACCAGGTCATTGAGCGCCGGACATTGAGCATTTCTGAAGTCCGTAAAGAAGCTGAAGTGCTTGCCGGAAAGCTCGGCCATAAAAGGCTGGTCGTGGTCTTCGGCGAACATCCTTCATCCGGCGCCGATTATATCTGCGAGGTTATGCGCGAGATATACGATGTTAAGATCAAGACCCGCCGCGGCTTCGGGGCTATCCGCAGGGTCAACGTCAACGCCGCCCCTATGAGCATAGCCGATTACAAGAAGGTCAAAGCCGCGGGGATCGGGACTTTTCAGGTTTTTCAGGAGACGTATCACCGCCGGACATATGGAAATGTTCACCCGGCAAATACCATAAAGGGCGATTTCGGATGGCGGCTTTATTCTTTGCACCGGGCCATGGAAGCGGGGATCGACGATGTGGCGATCGGGGCTCTTTTCGGTTTGTATGCCTGGCGTTTTGAGGTGCTGGGCTTGCTCGCCCATGCCCGCGACCTGGAAAAATATTTCGGGATCGGCCCGCACACCGTGTCCTTTCCCAGGCTTGAGCCCGCGGCCAATACCCCTTTCATAAATAAAACCGAGCATGCTGTAAAAGACGATGATTTCAAGAAGCTGGTGGCGGTTTTGAGGCTTGCCATACCTTACGCCGGTATGATCGTTACCTGCCGGGAACCCCCCAGGATGATGGGCGAGGTCATAGCCATGTGCACCCAGCGCGACGCTTCCTCCAAGGTCGGCATCGGCGCCTACAGCGAGCGCGGGGACAACCAGGAGGAGAATATCCAGCAGTTCATTCTCGGTGACAGCCGTTCCCTGGATGAGGTGATCAGGGATCTGGCTGCCAGGGGTTATATTACTTCTTTTTGCACCGCGGGTTACCGCTGCGGCCGGACCGGCGACAATATCATGTCTATGCTTAAGACCGGCAGGGAAGGTTGTTTATGCAAACTGAACGCTGTCCTCACTTTTCAGGAATGGCTGGATGATTTTGGCAGCGACCAGACCCGCAAGATCGGCGAAGGCCTGATTGACCGGGAGATCGCTCAGATAAAAGCCAGGGTCCCCGCGGATTTTTCCGCGGAGATGTTCCGGGCCTTCAGCGAATACCACAGCCGGATCAGGGCGGGGGAAAGAGACCTTTGTTTTTAAACCGGAGATGAAATGGAATACCGCATAGAAAAAGACCTGCTCGGCGAATTAAAAGTACCGCAGACCGTATATTGGGGTATCCATGCGCAACGGGCGCTGTCTAACTTCTCCGTCAGCGGCCGGAAAGTCAATCCGGCATTGCTGCGGGCATACGCGAAGGTAAAAAAGGCCTGCTGTCAGGCTAACCAGGAATTAGGCCTTTTGGAGGATAAGAAAGCCAAAGCCGTGATCCAGGCGTGCGATGAAATTATTGAAGGTAAATTTTCCGACCAGTTTCCCGTGGACGCCCTGCAGGGCGGCGCCGGCACCTCGACCAATATGAACGTAAATGAAGTTATCGCCAACCGGGCCATAGAGCTTCTGGGTGGAAAACGAGGGGATTATTCGATCGTTCATCCCCTGGAAGAGGTGAACCTTAACCAGTCGACCAATGACACCTATCCTACTGCTTTAAAGATCGCCGCGATAACGGGATTCCGTGATTTGAGCCAGGCCATAGCCGGGCTTCAAGGCGCTTTCCAGAGAAAAGAAAAAGAATTTGCTAAGATAGTCAAGATTGCCAGGACCGAACTTCAGGAAGCGGTGCCCATGACCCTGGGCCAGGAGTTTTCGGCGTTCGCCGAGGCTATTGCCCGAGACCGGTGGCGGACCTTTAAATGCGAGGAGAGGCTGCGGCTGGTTAATATCGGAGGCACAGCTGTTGGAACAGGCATAACCGCGCCGCGCAGTTATATATTCCTGGTAATTGAAACCTTGCGCAATGTCACCGGCCTGGGTTTGAGCCGGGGCGAAACTGTGCTGGATCAAACCGCAAACAGCGATTGCTTTGTCGAGGTTTCCGGGATACTTAAAGCCCATGCCAGCAATTTAATAAAGATCTGCAATGACCTGCGGCTTTTAAATCTGCTCCAGGAGATCGAGTTGCCCGGATCACAGGCCGGCTCATCGGTTATGCCCGGCAAGATCAATCCGGTCATGCTGGAAATGGTCATTCAGGTCGCTGTTAAGGTCATTGCCAATGACCTGATAATCACCGAATGCTGTTCCCGCTCAAGCCTGCAGATAAATGAGTTTATGCCGCTTCTGGCGGACGCTATTCTGGAATCGTTGGATATTTTGAGCGAAAGCAGCAAGATATTCGGCGGCCATATATCGGCGATAAAGGCGAATGCGGAAAAATGCCGCGAATATTTTGACCGCAGCCCGGCCATAATCACAGTGCTTATCCCGCATATCGGTTATGAAAAAGCCGAAGCCCTACTTAAAGAGTTTTTCGGTTCAGGGGTAAAGGACCTCAGGGGATTTCTGGCCGAAAAACTGGGCAAAGAATTGATCGAAAGGGTCTTTGACCCGTATAACCTTATTTCCTTAGGATACCAGGCAAATGAAAAAAACCCCTAAATCGCTGAGATTGCATATAGGTATTTTCGGCAGGACCAATGTCGGTAAATCCAGTTTTCTGAATATGGCGGCGGGCCAGGACGTGGCTATTACCTCGCCTGTAGCCGGGACAACCACGGATGTGGTGGAAAAGCCTATGGAGCTTATGCCTATAGGACCGGTGGTTTTTCTGGATACCGCAGGCCTGGATGACCGGTCTGTTCTATCCGAGGCCAGGATGAAAAAGACGCGCAAGATCTTTGACCGCGCGGATGTGATTGTTCTTTTGACCGAGGCTGATAACTGGGGCAGTTACGAGGGCCAAGTGCTGGAAGAGGCTGTAAAGCGGCAGACGCCGTTTATTACAGTTATAAATAAAATAGATCTGAAAGCCCCAACAGCGGAATTCATCAATAAGATAAAAGAAAAAGCTGAACGGGTTATCTGTTGCTCGAGTGTTGACTGGCCCAACCGGGATAAATATGTTAATGCCTTAAAAAAAGAAGTACTCGATGTCTGCCCGGATGAGTTCCTGAATCCTCCGCCTTTGATTGCGGACCTGCTGCCCGCAGGGGGGTTGGCGGTGATGATAGTCCCTATTGACCTGCAGGCGCCTAAAGGCAGGTTGATCCTTCCCCAGGTTCAGACTATCCGCGACGCGTTGGATAATGACGCCGCGACCCTGGTGGTCAAAGAAAGGGAATACGGGCATCTCCTGCGCAAGTTAAAGGAACCGCCGGATATCGTGGTCTGCGATTCACAGGTGGTCCTGAAGATGGTCGCGGATACGCCCAAGGAAGTAAAGTGCACTACGTTTTCCATACTTTTCTCGCGTTACAAAGGCGATCTGATTGAGGCGGCTAAAGGGGCGGCGGCTATTAATTCTTTAAAACCTAAGGACAAAATCCTCATCGCCGAGGCCTGCAGCCATCACGCCATTGAGGACGATATAGGCAGGGTGAAGATCCCCCGCTGGCTGCGCCAGTATATAGGAGGGGATATCCAGATCGATGTTTACTCTGGCAGGGATTATCCCGAGAACCTGCAGGAATATAAGCTGGTTATCCATTGCGGAGGATGCATGATCACCCGCAGGGAAATGCTTTTCCGGATCGAAAAGTCCAAAGAAGCGGGCGTGGCGATCACCAATTACGGGGTGGCGGTGTCTGTGCTTCAGGGGGTGGTTCACCGGACGCTTTCTCCGTTCCCTGCCGCCTTGGACGCGTTCAACAGGGCTGAAGAAAGGTTTAAAAAAGGGTTATAATCCCTTTTCACTTGACAAAATAAGATATTGTGGTACACTTATTGTGTACTCAATAGTGCATTAGAAAGACAATGATGTCTTCTGTGAGCGATCACACGAAGGCATTTTTTTTCGCGCTAAGGCGAAAGATTCCATAGACGGAATACCAAGGATAATGATGTCCTGGACTGTGTCGTTTGACGGCACGGTTCGGGATTTTTTTTTAGGAACCGCCAAAAAGGGGTTTTAAGATGAAAGAACGCATAATACGCGTGGCTGTAGGGCAGATAAATTGCACAGTAGGTGATCTGGAAGGCAATGCCGTAAAGATCAAAGAGGCGTTCCGCGGAGCCGGGCTTTCCCAGGCGGATATCGTTTTGTTTCCGGAACTGGCGCTTACCGGTTATCCTCCGGAAGACCTGTTGCTTAAGCCAAAGTTTATCCTGGATAATCTGGATTGCCTGAACTCACTCGCCAAATCGCTTTCCGGGGCAATAGCGGTGGTGGGATTTGTGGACTGCAGGGGCAAGGATATTTATAACGCCGCGGCAGTGATCTGCGAAGGCAAAGTCCAGGGCGTGTATCATAAGATGCTTTTGCCTAATTACGGGGTGTTCGATGAAAAACGTTACTTCACTCCCGGTAGCGAGCC contains:
- a CDS encoding aspartate ammonia-lyase — translated: MEYRIEKDLLGELKVPQTVYWGIHAQRALSNFSVSGRKVNPALLRAYAKVKKACCQANQELGLLEDKKAKAVIQACDEIIEGKFSDQFPVDALQGGAGTSTNMNVNEVIANRAIELLGGKRGDYSIVHPLEEVNLNQSTNDTYPTALKIAAITGFRDLSQAIAGLQGAFQRKEKEFAKIVKIARTELQEAVPMTLGQEFSAFAEAIARDRWRTFKCEERLRLVNIGGTAVGTGITAPRSYIFLVIETLRNVTGLGLSRGETVLDQTANSDCFVEVSGILKAHASNLIKICNDLRLLNLLQEIELPGSQAGSSVMPGKINPVMLEMVIQVAVKVIANDLIITECCSRSSLQINEFMPLLADAILESLDILSESSKIFGGHISAIKANAEKCREYFDRSPAIITVLIPHIGYEKAEALLKEFFGSGVKDLRGFLAEKLGKELIERVFDPYNLISLGYQANEKNP
- the hydF gene encoding [FeFe] hydrogenase H-cluster maturation GTPase HydF; translation: MKKTPKSLRLHIGIFGRTNVGKSSFLNMAAGQDVAITSPVAGTTTDVVEKPMELMPIGPVVFLDTAGLDDRSVLSEARMKKTRKIFDRADVIVLLTEADNWGSYEGQVLEEAVKRQTPFITVINKIDLKAPTAEFINKIKEKAERVICCSSVDWPNRDKYVNALKKEVLDVCPDEFLNPPPLIADLLPAGGLAVMIVPIDLQAPKGRLILPQVQTIRDALDNDAATLVVKEREYGHLLRKLKEPPDIVVCDSQVVLKMVADTPKEVKCTTFSILFSRYKGDLIEAAKGAAAINSLKPKDKILIAEACSHHAIEDDIGRVKIPRWLRQYIGGDIQIDVYSGRDYPENLQEYKLVIHCGGCMITRREMLFRIEKSKEAGVAITNYGVAVSVLQGVVHRTLSPFPAALDAFNRAEERFKKGL